The genomic DNA GGTGGTAATTGGGAGGTGGTGGATGGAGGGTAGGTAGGCTGTGTTTTTGTAgtggtgtgtatgtgcgtgtgcatgcattGCGTCTTGTGGGATGCAGATTTTTCGCCATGAATACAAACATAACAAGTAAAGGATATTCTTTAATTTCAGGATTTGTTCATATGAATGGGTTAGATTTCTAaggtgacgtgtgtttgtgtgtgtgtgtttgtgtgtgtgtgtgtgtttgtgtggctggtTTGGTATCCTTCGACCCTCTGCGTCGCAGTTAATCAGACCTGTGGCCGGAGCTGGTGACAGCGCCTTTATTAGTCTGCAAGCTGACCCTCTCTCTATGGGGGCATTCATTCTAATGTCTTTAAGCAGTTGATGGGTGCCCATGGCAGTTTACCTCATTTCATATTGTCCAGACAAGCCACTGAAGTGTTTGAGTATACTTTGAGAAAATGGCTTTTCTCTAAATGAGTGACGTGCTCCGTCTTTATGGTACTTTCTTTGTTTAACTTGATGATTTATTTGTCCACTAACAGGATATATAGCCTATTCTAGACTTGCACAGCCCTCAGTGTCCTCTTATTGTGTATCCACACCaactgtgttttcatttaatgtgtCTCCAATGAGTGGAAGAAAAACTTCCTTGTTTTTGATGTTCCTGTTCAATTTCAAAATATTACCTAATTTCAGTTGTGCTGTTGGACAAAGGAACAACAGTATTGCAAAATGAGAGAAATGTAAGGATTCATAAATATTGCCTAAGTAGCCTCTTGATAGTTCTGAATGGCCGCTGGCTCAAGATTGAAAAAGGGTGTATATATCAATGTTAAATGGACTCCAATTTGCCATATCAGGTCCGAGAGGGAGATTTACTTCAGCCTTCAGCATAAACACTCAGTGTGACACTCCTGCCCTCCTCTGGAACAGCAGGAGTATAACAAGTGTTTTCATGCTGCTGAGCTGACACACAACTGTGTCATCATGAATATGCCCCCTGAAGGTTGGAGTGGTAATTATCACAATGGCAGTTTCTGTTAATTAAGTGAGCAACCTCACTGTTATGATTGACTACTTAATTCACTTTTTCATGCCAAAATATACTTTCCCCGTCACAAGATCAATCCCTCTTTTAATAGAAACGGCAAATTAGCTTTGTTTTctgttgaatgaataaatgcattttgttgTCAAGCCGTGAAACATTTTGTTGGGATTGTGTCAGGATCTAATGAGAGACCACACATAACAAAGTATATTAGGCTACACATAACATGATACACTGTTTGTATGATGCGGCAACGGGCTTGAAATAGCAAACAACTGGATCTAGGTTTGATAAAGCTTGAAGTATTATTTTCCTGCTTTATTAGCCAAACTACATCAGTTTGTATGGATGTCGTGAAGCAGAACTGTTATCCATCTTCTAGGAGTGGCATCACAGTTATATGAAGGGCTGTTTCTTCTTGGAGGATGATGGGAGTATCAGCTGTCTGCAGTACCAGCTCCACGTTCCCCAGACGACCAACGTCTACCTGACCATCCGACCACTCAGCCTCAGCCACGGACCCGGTACTGGCACTGTCTTATGTTACACATAAACAAAGATCATAAAAATGGTTACATGTGTGATTTCCCCATTGGCCATAAGGTTGCTGCCCTAAATAGGGAGGTCCAACATGAATGCATACAGATGGTGGATGAATGTAGGTGGTGGAAAGTCACTCCTATAAATACATCTGCAATTGTCTTGTATTCTTTTTCAGACAAGCCTTCTTCGTGGATGACAGTGGACACGGCTCTTTTTGCAATGGCAGCTGGTGAAACCAAAGAGGACTCAACTTTAGTGGGTTTCACTGAGTCAAAGGACAAAGAAGTATGTGTTGTTTATATTGAGAGATACACATGTACTTCAACATTTTCTCATATTCAGTTGTATTTTTGTATCATCCCCAATGATGCTTACATTGAGAGTTTGTGTGTTGAACTTTTAACCCTGCATGGCTGATGAAAGGGTTGGTATGTCCACTGGCATTCTGCCATGTAGCAGCATTTCGGAAACTATGCAGTTGAAACTTGATTGTACTACATCCTCCTTTGTTCCCACAGAAATATGTTTGGAAAGGAGAACTGCATGCTGGGACTTATTACCTGCTTCCCTTCAGCAGTGGATGCAAACTAAAGAAAAGGAGCAAAAAGAGCCCGTCTAATAGACCTATAGAGCTCGTCTACAGGACTGACTCTGGAGAACTAGACCTCACCAGAgagctcaggtgtgtgtgtgtgtgtgtgtgtgtgtgtgtgcgtgtgtgtgtgtgtctgtgtgtgtgctatcaGTTGAATACAATCACAACACACAGTGAAGTTATTTAAATGTCACCAGCTTTAAGCTAATGTCCAACAATTGAGATTTGTGTTTCATGTAGAAAGTATTAATGTTcgcatagaaaaaaaaacagtcttttcTGTGATTTGAAGCACCTAAGTCTGGACTGCTTTTCTAACTCTGTTGCCGCCACAATTGTCTAATTGATGGGTACAGTAGTGGAAAGATAGACAAGTGAATGAACTGACGCGTCCCTGTGTTGCTCCCTCTGTGCCACAGGGAGGTGCTGTCGGACATCTTTGAGGTGATAGACCTGGATGGCAATGGTTTGCTCAGCCTGGAGGAGTACAATTTCTTTGAGCTGAGGACCAGTGGAGAGAAATGTGACAAAGATGCCTGGGCTGTCTGCAAAGGTACACCTTCTCATTATGGCACTAATACACAGTGTTACAATTATCTATTCTCCAAAAGCATGTAAGGGGCAGAGGTCTATTAAGTCtcatcattttttgttttggggtGTGCAGAGAACTTTGATATGAGGAAGAACCAGCTGACACAGCAGGGCTTCATGGAGCTCAACCTGATGGAGGCcacagagaaagatggagaccCTGCAGACTTGTGGGTCATCTTGGAAGCCATGGGCTTCAACCACATGCTGGAGCTAGTAGATGTACGTTTACACATCTGCTCTCCCTTAAAACAATCACATGTAATCACACACATTTCTATCAGTTTTTAAATGGCATGACATGCAGTAATTTAGGGCTTTTATTTGACTTCtgataagaaaatacattttaacctTCAATAAGCCACTCTGCACAACCAGCTACTGAATTGACTCTCAATCTTGTCTTTCTTTCACTTGATTTCCATGACCAAAGAGTGCAAAAGCACTGGTTGTATTACACATACTTACAGAGAGAAACACGCCCATCCtactaaatattttaattaattaactccTCGATCTCCCACTCTGTCAGGCTTGTCCATTCCGGATAGATGTACACTGTGAAGGCACTCAGCCATCCATCCAGCCACTCAGTATGGACTCAGGGCCCAAGCTTCAGAACCAGGCTCTCCAGAAGTCCATCACAGCCAGGACAGGGGCCAAAGCACTGAGAGGACAAGACAACGTCTTCATCTACACCTACCGAGGAGAACACAGGATCTCCTCCCTCATAGCCAACAAGGTAGACAACACACCTTGTTGTTTCATCTAGAAAAGATCTGGTTCAGTGTTGCCATGTGTCCTGGTGGTCACTAGGGGGATGATAGTGCAACCTTGAATGAGTGAAGACTGCAAGGGAATAAGCTTTTTCATAAACTGATGAGGTGCTAATTGccaagggaaaaaaaactaaaaggaatgacattaataataataataatgattatttacCAAATTCTAATCAGTGTTACTCAAAGCGCAGATAATCAGAgtgtttgtatattgtataaAGAGTACGTTTTTTATATCAACAACACTTTCAAGGGCTGTTTATGACACTCTGTCCACGATGTATCGTTGCAGAGGCCATTGACACTGTTAGTGGCGTAATTGATATGCAGCTATCGTATTGATTCTCATAGCAACAGGAGCTATTCAGAAAGAATGACCGGCTGATACAAAGGAACTACTGAACAAGGGAAATGGTTACATTTGTACGCAGTTTACCTCGTCTTCATGAGAGTGTGGACTTgtcctttgttttgttttatatttactcATGGCTTTACTATAATTCATCTACTGGGACATTAGCAACTTTGAGGGTTCATGAGTGGGGAACAGTACTTGTAAACACATCCAATACCCACACACTCTACAGTTGTGTTGTGTCCAAACATAGCAACAGTTTGACACATTGAGATGTATATTTTTCTGACATAAGCATAAGGTCATCTGTTAATTTATAGTTTTATATTGAAAAAGCACATTCATCTGTTTTAGACTTCAGAGTGCTAAAGTAATTATATATCTACAGTATATGTCTGTTGAATGAGCAGTCTAGTCAAGTCAATTTTGTTTGTATAGCCCATAATCACGAATTGCAATTTCTGTACAATCTGTACTGCATTTTGACCTTTGCTCGATACCCTTTGTGTTGCAGAGCAACCAGAAAGTCACCGTCCATGTGAACAATGAGCAGAGCAGgaactgctgcagcagcagaggcatGAGCGTGTTCGCAGTCGAGGTGCCAGGAAGGACAAAGATGGCACGaagctttttattatttcaataaatgaaCCGTGTGACCTCATCAAAACGAGAACAAACCATGACTTTGAAAATGTCCCATTCTACAACGTTCGAATGTTCAATGAGAGTGTTCATTCTgaatgcttttattattattgatatggTGATAACATGTAATGAAATGACTATTTGGTGTTTTGGATACTCACACAAAGATCGTGTGTTCTATGTATTCCAGGTGTGCCAACACATTCTGCCCATCAATGAGAGACAGGATTGGACCTACAACTGTGTTGAGACCATACTGCCCTGCGCGTAAAGCCGCACTGTCATCACTCAGCGACGCTAGTGATGTGCACAGAGAGATAGAGGGTCCATAACATAGAAACTGTTCTATACCCACCGGCAATTTGAAACGTGTCGTCGGACCAAATGTGTTTTGTAGGTCCAGAAAGAGCACAGCCTGATCCTTTCAGCTTTTAGAACTCACCTGTGGGTTTCATAACGCCTTGTATGTCAGACAC from Cyclopterus lumpus isolate fCycLum1 chromosome 4, fCycLum1.pri, whole genome shotgun sequence includes the following:
- the efcab7 gene encoding EF-hand calcium-binding domain-containing protein 7 yields the protein MSFPESPRPSEEEEAFYVQCRAAYLAVFKSSLTNIASKQQLCRALQQAGRNPAHATLNKYWTPRTSKLNFDDFCEILKNEKKTEESELMRAFKKMDLNSDGFVSHSELEKALTTRGEKMTTEEVNAIFSLADINKDGKLDYAEFCRLLVSTVEQCQVAALERLEANAKLKRQNFGSRSYSPPKSSVSSASSSSSAAAAAAQAAATLPQPPETLRAESDTTLKKDSRSSSRPSSARSRRSSLSNSITMTSSSSKASKIPEPSGLQEWHHSYMKGCFFLEDDGSISCLQYQLHVPQTTNVYLTIRPLSLSHGPDKPSSWMTVDTALFAMAAGETKEDSTLVGFTESKDKEKYVWKGELHAGTYYLLPFSSGCKLKKRSKKSPSNRPIELVYRTDSGELDLTRELREVLSDIFEVIDLDGNGLLSLEEYNFFELRTSGEKCDKDAWAVCKENFDMRKNQLTQQGFMELNLMEATEKDGDPADLWVILEAMGFNHMLELVDACPFRIDVHCEGTQPSIQPLSMDSGPKLQNQALQKSITARTGAKALRGQDNVFIYTYRGEHRISSLIANKSNQKVTVHVNNEQSRNCCSSRGMSVFAVEVPGRTKMVCQHILPINERQDWTYNCVETILPCA